A section of the Triticum dicoccoides isolate Atlit2015 ecotype Zavitan chromosome 7A, WEW_v2.0, whole genome shotgun sequence genome encodes:
- the LOC119327912 gene encoding aldehyde dehydrogenase family 2 member C4-like, with translation MASERNGDGGTENGNGGSVSMEMPVIRYTKLFINGAFVDAVSGKTLETRDPRTGDVIASIAEGDKKDVDLAVKAAREAFDHGKWPRMPGSERGRIMTKYADLVEQHAEELTLLESLDAGKPRMVTRVVDIGISASSLRYFAGAADKIHGETLKMSSQFQGHTLREPMGVAGLIIPWNFPAIMFFCKVAPALAAGCTMVVKPAEQTPLSALYFAHLAKQAGVPDGVINVIPGFGPTAGAAIASHMDVDMVSFTGSTPVGRLIMEASARSNLKPVSLELGGKSPLIIFDDADVDLAVDLSISANFFNKGEACVAASRVYLQEGIYDRFVKKLAERMESWVVGDPFDPRVNQGPQVDKEQYERVLSYIDHGKREGATVLTGGKPCGERGYYIEPTVFTDVKDDMTIAKEEIFGPVMCLMKFRTVEEAIAKANDTRYGLAAGVVTKDIDVANRMTRSIRAGVVWVNCYFAMDADCPFGGRKMSGFGKDASMHALDKFLAVKAVVTPVYDSPWL, from the exons GTAAGACATTAGAGACCAGGGATCCGCGCACCGGGGATGTGATCGCCAGCATCGCCGAAGGTGACAAGAAGGACGTGGACCTGGCGGTCAAGGCGGCAAGAGAAGCCTTCGATCATGGCAAATGGCCTCGCATGCCCGGATCC GAAAGAGGAAGGATCATGACGAAGTACGCGGACCTCGTGGAGCAGCACGCGGAGGAGCTGACCCTGCTGGAGAGCCTGGACGCCGGCAAGCCGCGCATGGTGACCAGGGTGGTCGACATCGGGATCTCCGCAAGCTCCCTGCGCTACTTCGCCGGAGCGGCCGACAAGATCCACGGCGAGACGCTCAAGATGTCGAGCCAGTTCCAGGGGCACACCCTGCGCGAGCCCATGGGCGTCGCCGGGCTCATCATCCCCTGGAACTTCCCCGCCATCATGTTCTTCTGCAAGGTCGCCCCGGCGCTGGCCGCCGGTTGCACCATGGTCGTCAAGCCGGCCGAGCAGACCCCGCTCAGCGCGCTCTACTTCGCTCACCTGGCCAAGCAG GCGGGAGTCCCGGACGGGGTGATCAATGTGATCCCCGGCTTCGGCCCAACGGCGGGAGCAGCGATCGCGTCTCACATGGACGTCGACATG GTGAGTTTCACGGGATCAACACCAGTTGGGCGGCTGATAATGGAGGCGTCGGCGAGGAGCAACCTGAAGCCGGTGTCCCTGGAGCTGGGCGGCAAATCTCCCCTCATCATCTTCGACGACGCGGACGTGGACCTGGCCGTGGATCTCTCCATCAGCGCCAACTTCTTCAACAAG GGAGAAGCTTGCGTCGCGGCGAGCCGTGTGTACCTGCAAGAGGGCATCTACGACCGATTCGTGAAGAAGTTGGCGGAGCGCATGGAGAGCTGGGTTGTCGGGGACCCTTTCGATCCTCGCGTCAATCAAGGGCCTCAG GTGGACAAGGAACAATACGAGAGGGTGCTCAGCTACATCGACCATGGCAAGCGAGAAGGGGCCACCGTACTGACGGGAGGAAAGCCCTGTGGTGAGAGAGGTTACTACATCGAGCCCACGGTTTTCACCGATGTCAAG GATGACATGACCATAGCAAAGGAGGAGATCTTCGGACCCGTCATGTGCCTGATGAAGTTCAG GACGGTGGAGGAGGCGATCGCGAAGGCGAACGACACGAGGTACGGGCTGGCGGCGGGGGTGGTGACCAAGGACATCGACGTGGCCAACAGGATGACGCGGTCCATCCGCGCCGGGGTGGTGTGGGTCAACTGCTACTTCGCCATGGACGCCGACTGCCCGTTCGGGGGCCGCAAGATGAGCGGGTTCGGCAAGGACGCCAGCATGCACGCGCTCGACAAGTTCCTCGCCGTCAAGGCCGTCGTCACCCCCGTCTACGACTCGCCCTGGCTCTAG